One stretch of Amycolatopsis tolypomycina DNA includes these proteins:
- a CDS encoding VOC family protein, translating into MLRGMATVTYYAEDHEAAKAWYTEFLGVEPYFEVPGYFEFRIGDHQHELGIIDRRFAPFTHTEPGGEIVRWHVDDLEATFARLLELGAKEYEPIIERGPGFVTASVVDPFGNVLGIMTNAHYLAMLAERS; encoded by the coding sequence ATGCTGCGAGGGATGGCCACCGTCACCTACTACGCCGAAGACCACGAGGCCGCGAAGGCCTGGTACACGGAATTCCTCGGCGTCGAGCCGTACTTCGAGGTCCCGGGGTACTTCGAGTTCCGGATCGGCGACCACCAGCACGAACTCGGCATCATCGACCGCCGGTTCGCCCCCTTCACGCACACCGAGCCGGGCGGGGAGATCGTCCGCTGGCACGTCGACGACCTCGAGGCGACGTTCGCGCGCCTGCTGGAGCTGGGCGCGAAGGAGTACGAGCCGATCATCGAACGCGGCCCCGGGTTCGTGACGGCGTCGGTCGTCGACCCGTTCGGGAACGTCCTCGGGATCATGACGAACGCGCACTACCTGGCGATGCTGGCGGAACGCTCCTGA
- a CDS encoding toll/interleukin-1 receptor domain-containing protein, with amino-acid sequence MPRTDPVRVFVSYTHDSPEHREHVLALSDFLVRHGLDVTLDQWQPVARQDWYTWAIAGIETADHVIVVASARYREVADGYASAESNRGLQSEAALLREKLHSDRPAWTRKILPVVLPGHTPAEIPAFLQPQTADHYLVTGFTVAGCEPLLRVLTGQAPYVKPAPGRVPVLPPRPIKPSGIHPRN; translated from the coding sequence ATGCCGAGAACCGACCCGGTGCGCGTCTTCGTGTCATACACACACGATTCACCCGAACACCGGGAGCACGTCCTCGCGCTCAGCGATTTCCTCGTGCGGCACGGCCTCGACGTGACGCTGGACCAGTGGCAGCCGGTCGCTCGCCAGGACTGGTACACGTGGGCCATCGCGGGTATCGAAACCGCCGATCACGTCATCGTCGTCGCCTCGGCGCGGTACCGCGAAGTCGCGGACGGCTACGCCTCGGCGGAAAGCAACCGCGGCCTGCAGTCCGAAGCCGCGTTGCTGCGCGAGAAACTGCACAGCGACCGGCCGGCGTGGACGCGCAAGATCCTCCCGGTGGTCCTGCCGGGCCACACACCGGCGGAGATCCCGGCGTTCCTGCAGCCGCAGACGGCCGACCACTACCTCGTCACCGGTTTCACCGTCGCCGGCTGCGAACCCCTGCTGCGGGTGCTGACCGGACAGGCGCCGTACGTCAAGCCGGCTCCGGGGCGGGTGCCCGTCCTGCCGCCGCGGCCCATCAAGCCGTCCGGGATTCATCCCCGGAATTGA